The following coding sequences are from one Ornithodoros turicata isolate Travis chromosome 1, ASM3712646v1, whole genome shotgun sequence window:
- the LOC135393154 gene encoding uncharacterized protein K02A2.6-like yields the protein MAFALLQPPPHFVPGKNPSFEWDQWKKSYHYYEAATEYTEKPDSVRKALLLHVLGPAGRSYVDTFPTQPATAKDSVKYIFDNFDTKYKPYRNVTQSTAIFNTMVQKPGQSIDDFATELLHQAERCDFGDKKDRLVGDRIIVGLRDPALKERLFRESTTSLDKIIATCNAAEISKQQVSSLIDSSLETTVDALRLRHHQRPRGRRSKSQKRQPTSVPSQPRRQACSRCGTYHAPRNCPAYGSTCHFCGKFGHYASVCHQRKRGSNSNNDGKIRTLETSNYDGLLDLSTLTVDSVDISSNWHETVLVCGHPVTFKLDTGSDVNILPKSLIHQWIHQLQLKPTSLSVSTYTGENLRVENECLLTCSVNGCARDIKFLIVDINAKPILGATACAQLNLVCRVMQLDNDRALSSASREYSSYEDVLLDFPDVFEGVGRLPGVNKITLRSDAKPSIVAPRKVPAAIESKVKEELARMEANGIITKVTEPTDWVHPIVIVTKKNGSLRICLDPRMLNEAINREHYHIPTQDELFSRLSGSKIFTVFDAKSAFWQLQLDEPSSFLCQWI from the exons ATGGCCTTCGCGTTACTGCAGCCACCGCCGCACTTTGTGCCTGGAAAGAATCCGTCTTTCGAATGGGATCAGTGGAAGAAGTCCTACCACTACTATGAAGCAGCTACGGAGTACACCGAGAAGCCTGATTCAGTACGTAAAGCCTTACTTCTACATGTACTTGGACCAGCGGGTCGAAGTTACGTGGACACATTTCCGACCCAGCCAGCAACAGCAAAGGACTCCGTCAAGTACATCTTTGACAACTTTGACACGAAGTACAAGCCTTACAGGAACGTTACGCAGTCTACTGCAATTTTCAACACCATGGTGCAAAAGCCAGGTCAATCAATAGACGACTTCGCGACTGAGCTCCTTCATCAAGCAGAGCGATGTGATTTCGGCGACAAGAAAGATCGGCTTGTAGGAGATAGGATCATCGTGGGACTACGCGATCCCGCCCTGAAGGAACGTTTGTTCCGAGAGTCAACTACGTCCTTAGACAAAATCATCGCTACGTGCAACGCAGCAGAAATCTCCAAACAGCAAGTATCTTCACTCATCGACAGCTCCTTGGAAACAACCGTGGATGCACTTCGATTGCGGCACCATCAACGGCCACGAGGACGTCGTAGCAAATCTCAAAAGAGACAACCGACCAGCGTTCCTTCCCAGCCACGACGACAAGCTTGTTCCAGGTGTGGAACATATCACGCACCCCGTAACTGCCCAGCATATGGCAGTACTTGTCACTTCTGCGGGAAGTTTGGTCATTATGCCAGCGTGTGCCACCAGCGAAAGAGGGGGAGCAACTCGAATAATGACGGCAAAATACGAACACTCGAGACAAGCAACTACGATGGTCTGCTGGATTTAAGTACATTAACTGTTGATAGTGTGGACATCAGTTCCAATTGGCATGAAACAGTTTTGGTCTGCGGACATCCCGTGACCTTCAAGCTCGATACCGGATCAGACGTCAACATCCTCCCCAAGTCACTGATTCATCAATGGATTCATCAGCTCCAACTTAAGCCAACATCTCTATCAGTTTCCACATACACAGGAGAGAATCTCCGTGTTGAGAACGAATGTCTTCTCACTTGCTCTGTGAACGGATGCGCCAGAGACATCAAATTCCTCATCGTCGACATCAACGCAAAGCCGATCTTGGGTGCAACTGCATGCGCTCAACTTAACCTAGTTTGCCGTGTCATGCAGCTGGACAATGATAGAGCCTTGTCCTCAGCATCGAGGGAATACTCTTCCTACGAAGACGTCCTGCTGGATTTTCCCGACGTATTTGAAGGAGTTGGCAGATTGCCAGGTGTCAATAAGATAACCCTTCGGTCAGATGCCAAGCCTAGCATTGTCGCTCCTCGCAAGGTACCAGCTGCGATTGAGTCAAAAGTGAAGGAAGAGCTCGCTCGGATGGAAGCAAACGGTATTATCACCAAGGTCACTGAACCTACAGACTGGGTGCATCCCATAGTGATTGTGACCAAGAAGAATGGATCACTGCGCATTTGCCTGGATCCACGAATGCTTAACGAAGCCATAAACAGGGAACATTATCACATTCCAACACAGGATGAACTGTTTTCACGTCTGAGCGGAAGCAAGATATTTACAGTCTTCGACGCAAAGTCAGCATTTTGGCAGCTTCAGCTTGATGAGCCCAGCTCTTTTCTAT GTCAATGGATATGA